A stretch of Prunus dulcis chromosome 6, ALMONDv2, whole genome shotgun sequence DNA encodes these proteins:
- the LOC117632813 gene encoding general transcription factor IIH subunit 2 has translation MNNGEQRRLNGEAEEDEDEDDANNGGLAAWERAYADERSWESLQEDESGLLQPIDNQSLKHAQYRRRLRAASTARIQKGLIRYLYIVIDLSKAAAEMDFRPSRMGVVAKHVEAFIIEFFYQNPLSQVGLVTIKDGVAHCLTDLGGSPNSHVKALMGKLECSGDSSLQNALDLVHGYLEQIPSYGHREVLILYSALSTCDPGDIMETIQKCKKSKIRCSVIGLSAEIFICKHLCQETGGLYYIALDEPHLKELILEHAPPPPAIAEFAIANLIKMGFPQRAAEGSVAICSCHKEAKVGGGYTCPRCKARVCDLPTECRICGLTLISSPHLARSYHHLFPIVPFDEVSPSLLIDQQNKFPRACFGCQQSLLNPGNKPSLRVACPKCKQHFCLDCDIYIHESLHNCPGCESARHSKIPNANKG, from the exons ATGAACAACGGCGAGCAAAGACGCTTAAATGGAGAGGCAGAGGAAGACGAAGACGAAGACGATGCAAACAATGGAGGCCTCGCTGCTTGGGAACGAGCCTACGCTGATGAGAGGTCATGGGAGTCACTGCAAGAGGACGAGTCTGGGCTTCTTCAGCCCATTGACAACCAGAGCCTTAAACATGCTCAGTACCGTCGTCGCCTTCGTGCTGCCTCCACTGCTCGAATTCAAAAGGGTCTTATTCGTTATCTTTACATTGTTATCGACCTCTCTAAG GCTGCTGCGGAAATGGATTTTCGACCAAGCCGAATGGGCGTGGTTGCAAAACATGTTGAGGCTTTCATTATAGAGTTTTTTTACCAGAATCCGCTTAGTCAAGTTGGCCTGGTGACTATAAAAGACGGTGTTGCTCATTGCTTAACGGATCTTGGTGGCAGTCCCAATTCTCATGTTAAAGCTTTGATGGGTAAGCTGGAATGCTCAGGTGACTCGTCCCTACAGAACGCATTGGATCTTGTACATGGGTATCTGGAACAGATTCCATCATATGGTCATAGAGAAGTTCTGATCTTATATTCAGCTCTCAGTACCTGTGATCCAGGAGATATAATGGAAACTATCCAGAAATGTAAGAAATCCAAAATTAGGTGCTCAGTTATTGGTCTCTCAGCAGAAATTTTCATATGCAAACATCTATGCCAGGAAACTGGTGGCTTGTACTATATTGCATTGGATGAG CCACACTTAAAAGAGTTAATCTTGGAACATGCACCTCCACCACCAGCAATAGCAGAATTTGCAATTGCTAATTTGATAAAGATGGGCTTCCCACAAAGAGCGGCAGAGGGCTCTGTGGCAATTTGTTCATGTCACAAGGAGGCAAAGGTCGGAGGTGGATACACTTGTCCAAGGTGCAAGGCACGTGTATGTGACCTACCTACTGAATGTCGCATTTGTGGGTTGACGCTTATTTCTTCTCCTCATTTGGCAAGGTCTTATCATCATCTTTTCCCCATTGTGCCATTTGATGAGGTCTCTCCGTCACTACTAATTGATCAACAAAACAAGTTTCCTAGAGCTTGTTTTGGCTGCCAACAGAGTCTTCTCAATCCCG GAAACAAACCCAGCCTTCGTGTTGCTTGTCCAAAATGCAAACAGCACTTCTGCCTTGATTGTGACATTTATATTCATGAAAGCTTGCATAACTGCCCAGGTTGTGAGAGCGCTAGGCATTCCAAGATACCAAATGCTAACAAAGGATGA